A region of Pseudomonas marginalis DNA encodes the following proteins:
- a CDS encoding LysR substrate-binding domain-containing protein, which translates to MQDLNDLYYFAKVVEAGGFAAAGRLLGIPKSRLSRRIAELEERLGARLLQRTTRQLTLTAVGERYLRHCQAMLLEAEMADEAVASMSSEPRGRLRVTCPVGLAQNIMPDVVAGFLAAHPQVQLEMTLVNRRVDLVAEGIDVALRVRELGDEDPLLVTKRLRPAQTALVASPNFLHGRHINTLDDLKQLPILGALEADRMVHQRILDPEGTPHDLVMEARLGVDDFNVRKASAIMGLGFTVLPLMYCEEELASGRLVQLLPEWSLPGGWLQAVYPHRRGVLPAIRAWIDYLEEGFKSCGDRLL; encoded by the coding sequence ATGCAAGACCTCAACGACCTCTACTATTTTGCCAAAGTCGTCGAAGCCGGTGGCTTTGCGGCGGCCGGGCGGCTGTTGGGCATTCCCAAGTCGCGGCTGTCGCGGCGCATTGCCGAGCTGGAAGAGCGCCTCGGCGCGCGCCTGCTGCAACGCACCACGCGGCAACTGACCCTGACCGCCGTCGGCGAGCGCTACCTGCGCCATTGCCAGGCGATGCTGCTGGAAGCAGAGATGGCCGACGAGGCCGTCGCCAGCATGTCCAGTGAACCGCGCGGGCGGCTGAGGGTGACGTGCCCGGTGGGGCTGGCGCAAAACATAATGCCGGATGTGGTTGCGGGTTTTCTGGCTGCCCACCCCCAGGTGCAGCTGGAGATGACCCTGGTCAACCGCCGTGTCGACCTGGTAGCCGAAGGCATCGATGTGGCGCTGCGCGTGCGCGAACTGGGCGATGAAGACCCGCTGCTGGTCACCAAGCGCCTGCGCCCCGCCCAGACGGCCCTGGTCGCCAGCCCGAACTTTTTGCACGGTCGGCACATCAACACCCTCGACGACCTCAAGCAACTGCCGATACTCGGCGCGCTGGAAGCAGACCGCATGGTGCACCAACGCATCCTCGATCCTGAAGGCACCCCCCACGACCTGGTGATGGAAGCGCGCCTGGGCGTCGATGACTTCAACGTACGCAAGGCCAGCGCCATCATGGGCCTGGGCTTTACCGTGCTGCCGCTGATGTACTGCGAAGAAGAACTGGCCAGCGGCCGGCTCGTACAGTTGCTGCCGGAGTGGTCATTGCCGGGCGGCTGGCTGCAGGCCGTCTACCCGCATCGCCGCGGCGTGCTGCCGGCGATTCGCGCCTGGATCGATTACCTGGAAGAAGGCTTCAAAAGCTGCGGAGACCGCCTGCTATGA
- a CDS encoding FMN-dependent NADH-azoreductase: MKLLHIDSSILGDNSASRQLSTGVVKAWQAAEPGVEVTYRDLASEGINHFSGATLGALGTAAELRDAAQQHEADLSANSLAEFLAADAVVIGAPMYNFTIPTQLKAWIDRIAVAGQTFRYTEAGPEGLCGNKKVIIVSTSGGLHVGQATGVAHEEYLKVMLGFLGITDIEFVRAHGLAYGDEFRSKALSDANVLINEQLFAAA; this comes from the coding sequence ATGAAACTGTTGCACATCGATTCCAGCATCCTCGGCGACAACTCGGCTTCCCGTCAGCTCAGCACTGGCGTGGTCAAGGCCTGGCAGGCGGCCGAGCCGGGTGTGGAAGTGACCTACCGTGACCTCGCCAGCGAAGGCATCAACCACTTCTCCGGCGCGACCCTGGGCGCCCTGGGCACCGCCGCCGAGCTGCGTGACGCCGCACAACAGCACGAGGCCGACCTGAGTGCCAACAGCCTGGCCGAATTCCTTGCCGCCGACGCCGTGGTGATCGGTGCGCCGATGTACAACTTCACCATTCCAACCCAGTTGAAAGCCTGGATCGACCGCATCGCCGTTGCCGGACAGACCTTCCGTTACACCGAAGCAGGCCCTGAAGGCCTGTGCGGTAACAAGAAAGTCATCATTGTGTCCACCTCCGGCGGCCTGCATGTTGGCCAGGCAACCGGTGTGGCCCACGAGGAATACCTCAAAGTGATGCTGGGCTTCCTCGGCATTACCGACATCGAATTCGTCCGCGCCCATGGCCTGGCCTATGGCGATGAGTTCCGCAGCAAGGCCTTGAGCGACGCCAACGTGCTCATCAACGAACAATTGTTCGCTGCTGCGTAA
- a CDS encoding alpha/beta hydrolase family protein gives MMRLCAVMVLSLLGGLISVHAAPAPHPHWSVGFHRMTFLDPLDLQPMKAVAFYPSTDDEHSTQLGPYHVAASEDSKIAIGRFPMLMLSHGNTGTPLALHDLATSLARKGFVVVAVLHPGDNYKDHSRLGTVSNLYGRPIQISEAITATLGDPMLSPFVNVDQVGVIGYSAGGETALILAGAKPDFDRLRRYCQERPEDRDACTTKGELVVDRDDLQPQSDPRIHALMLMAPLSLMFGRHTLADVHVPVLLYSGDGDKLVAVDKNAAALARKLPEPPDFKLLAGAGHFVFMAPCDSDQLAAMPAICTDADGVDREGIHRDLISEAGRFFTHTLGQATRAGLQTADQ, from the coding sequence ATGATGCGTCTTTGTGCCGTTATGGTTCTTTCCCTGCTCGGCGGCCTGATTTCAGTGCACGCCGCGCCCGCGCCGCACCCCCATTGGAGTGTGGGCTTCCATCGCATGACCTTTCTCGACCCGCTGGACCTGCAGCCGATGAAAGCCGTGGCCTTCTACCCGTCCACCGACGATGAACACAGCACGCAACTGGGTCCCTATCACGTCGCCGCCAGCGAAGATTCCAAGATCGCCATTGGCCGCTTTCCGATGCTGATGCTGTCCCATGGCAACACCGGTACGCCGCTGGCCCTGCATGACCTGGCCACTTCCCTGGCGCGCAAAGGCTTTGTGGTGGTCGCGGTGTTGCATCCCGGCGATAACTACAAGGACCACAGCCGCCTGGGCACGGTGAGTAACCTGTACGGCCGGCCGATCCAGATTTCCGAAGCGATCACCGCGACCCTGGGCGACCCGATGCTGTCGCCGTTCGTCAACGTCGATCAGGTGGGCGTTATCGGCTATTCGGCCGGTGGCGAAACCGCGTTGATCCTGGCGGGGGCCAAGCCGGACTTCGACCGCCTGCGTCGCTATTGCCAGGAACGCCCCGAAGATCGTGATGCCTGTACCACCAAGGGCGAACTGGTGGTGGACCGTGACGACCTGCAACCGCAATCCGACCCGCGCATTCATGCCTTGATGTTGATGGCGCCGTTGAGCCTGATGTTCGGCCGCCACACCCTGGCCGATGTGCATGTGCCGGTGCTGCTCTACAGCGGCGACGGCGACAAGCTGGTGGCGGTCGACAAGAACGCCGCCGCCCTGGCACGCAAACTGCCGGAGCCACCGGACTTCAAGCTGCTGGCGGGGGCAGGGCACTTCGTGTTCATGGCGCCGTGTGACAGCGACCAACTGGCCGCGATGCCGGCGATCTGCACCGATGCCGATGGCGTCGACCGCGAAGGCATCCACCGCGACCTGATCTCCGAGGCCGGGCGTTTTTTCACCCACACCCTCGGCCAGGCTACCCGCGCCGGTTTGCAGACCGCCGATCAGTAA
- a CDS encoding MFS transporter — MSNASSSLSITLQIVSIVFYTFIAFICIGLPIAVIPGYVHEQLGFSAVVAGITIGSQYLATLLSRPMAGRMSDNVGTKRAIVLGLAGILVSGVLTFFATLVDSLPSLSLGILILGRLLLGVAQGLIGVGTISWCMGQVGAEHTARSISWNGIASYGAIAIGAPLGVVMVAEYGYTSLGIALSVLAALGLVLIRNKPSVPVVRGERLPFWAVFGRIAPFGASLCLASIGYGTLTTFITLYYLNRGWAGAAYCLTVFGVCFILSRLLFISAISRFGGFRAAIACMIIETLGLTLLWLAPSTGVALIGAGLTGFGLSLVYPALGVEAIKQVPNSSRGAGLSAYAVFFDLALAIAGPLMGAVALNLGYSWIFFCAALLSVTALGVTLLLKRRAY, encoded by the coding sequence ATGTCCAACGCCTCCTCCTCCCTGTCGATCACCCTGCAGATCGTCTCCATCGTCTTCTACACCTTCATCGCCTTTATCTGCATCGGCCTGCCGATTGCGGTAATCCCGGGCTATGTCCATGAGCAACTGGGCTTCAGCGCGGTGGTGGCCGGGATTACCATCGGCTCGCAGTACCTGGCAACTCTGCTCAGCCGTCCCATGGCCGGGCGCATGTCCGACAACGTCGGCACCAAGCGCGCGATTGTGCTGGGGCTGGCGGGCATCCTGGTCAGCGGTGTGTTGACGTTCTTCGCCACCCTGGTGGACAGCCTGCCCAGCCTGAGCCTGGGGATTCTGATACTCGGCCGGCTGTTGCTGGGCGTGGCCCAAGGCCTGATCGGCGTGGGCACCATCAGTTGGTGCATGGGCCAGGTCGGGGCGGAGCACACGGCGCGGTCGATTTCGTGGAATGGCATTGCCTCCTACGGCGCCATCGCCATCGGCGCGCCACTCGGAGTGGTGATGGTCGCCGAATATGGCTACACCAGCCTGGGTATCGCGCTGTCGGTATTGGCGGCGCTGGGCCTGGTGCTGATCCGCAATAAACCCTCGGTGCCGGTGGTACGCGGCGAGCGCCTGCCGTTCTGGGCGGTGTTCGGGCGCATTGCACCCTTTGGTGCCAGCCTGTGCCTGGCGTCCATCGGCTACGGCACCCTGACCACCTTTATCACCCTGTATTACCTCAATCGCGGCTGGGCCGGCGCGGCGTACTGCCTCACGGTGTTTGGCGTGTGTTTTATCCTCTCGCGGCTGCTGTTCATCTCCGCGATCAGCCGGTTTGGCGGCTTCAGGGCGGCGATTGCCTGCATGATCATCGAGACCCTGGGCCTGACGCTGCTGTGGCTGGCACCCTCCACCGGCGTAGCCTTGATCGGTGCAGGGCTGACCGGCTTTGGCTTGTCGCTGGTGTACCCGGCGCTGGGCGTGGAGGCCATCAAGCAGGTGCCCAACAGCAGCCGCGGTGCGGGCCTGAGTGCTTATGCGGTGTTTTTCGACCTGGCCCTGGCGATTGCCGGGCCGTTGATGGGCGCCGTGGCGTTGAACCTGGGTTACAGCTGGATCTTCTTCTGCGCAGCGCTGTTATCGGTCACGGCGCTGGGCGTGACCTTGCTGCTCAAGCGCCGCGCTTACTGA
- a CDS encoding ABC-F family ATPase produces MISTANITMQFGAKPLFENVSVKFGAGNRYGLIGANGCGKSTFMKILGGDLDPSGGQVMLEPNVRLGKLRQDQFAYEEFTVLDTVIMGHEELWKVKAERDRIYSLPEMSEDDGMAVAELETEFAEMDGYTAESRAGELLLGLGIPLEQHFGPMSEVSPGWKLRVLLAQALFSDPEVLLLDEPTNHLDINTIRWLENILTQRSSLMIIISHDRHFLNSVCTHMADLDYGELRLFPGNYDEYMTVATQSREQLLSDNAKKKAQISELQSFVSRFSANASKAKQATSRAKAIDKIQLAEVKPSSRVSPFIRFEQTKKLHRQAVIVERMAKGFDGKPLFKDFSFQVEAGERVAIIGPNGIGKTTLLRTLVNELTPDAGSIKWTDAAELGYYAQDHASDFENDMSLFDWMGQWTQGEQVIRGTLGRMLFSNDEILKSVKVISGGEQGRMLFGKLILQKPNVLIMDEPTNHLDMESIEALNLALENYPGTLIFVSHDREFVSSLATRIIELSANGVIDFSGTYDDYLRSQGVVF; encoded by the coding sequence TTGATCTCCACAGCTAACATCACCATGCAGTTCGGCGCCAAGCCGCTCTTTGAGAACGTCTCGGTCAAGTTCGGCGCCGGCAACCGGTATGGTCTGATCGGTGCCAACGGTTGCGGCAAGTCGACCTTCATGAAAATCCTCGGCGGCGACCTCGATCCGTCCGGCGGACAGGTCATGCTGGAGCCGAATGTGCGCCTGGGCAAGCTGCGCCAGGACCAGTTCGCCTACGAAGAATTCACCGTGCTCGACACCGTGATCATGGGGCACGAGGAGCTGTGGAAGGTCAAGGCCGAGCGCGACCGTATCTACTCGCTGCCGGAAATGAGCGAAGACGACGGCATGGCCGTGGCCGAGCTGGAAACCGAATTCGCCGAGATGGACGGCTACACCGCCGAATCCCGTGCCGGTGAACTGCTGCTGGGCCTGGGTATTCCCCTGGAACAGCATTTCGGCCCGATGAGCGAAGTGTCCCCCGGCTGGAAACTGCGTGTGTTGCTGGCCCAGGCGCTGTTCTCGGACCCGGAAGTGCTGTTGCTCGACGAACCGACCAACCACTTGGACATCAACACCATCCGCTGGCTGGAAAACATCCTGACCCAGCGCTCCAGCCTGATGATCATCATCTCTCACGACCGTCACTTCCTGAACAGCGTGTGCACCCACATGGCTGACCTGGACTACGGCGAGCTGCGCCTGTTCCCGGGCAACTACGACGAGTACATGACCGTGGCGACCCAGTCCCGCGAGCAACTGCTGTCGGACAACGCCAAGAAGAAAGCGCAGATCTCCGAGCTGCAGTCCTTCGTCAGCCGCTTCTCGGCCAACGCCTCGAAAGCCAAGCAGGCGACGTCCCGTGCCAAGGCGATCGACAAGATCCAGCTGGCCGAGGTCAAGCCTTCGAGCCGCGTGAGCCCGTTTATCCGTTTCGAACAAACCAAAAAGCTGCACCGCCAGGCGGTCATCGTCGAGCGCATGGCCAAAGGTTTCGACGGCAAGCCGCTGTTCAAGGACTTCAGCTTCCAGGTTGAAGCCGGCGAGCGCGTGGCGATCATCGGCCCGAACGGTATCGGCAAGACCACCCTGCTGCGCACCCTGGTCAACGAACTGACCCCGGATGCCGGCAGCATCAAGTGGACCGACGCCGCGGAACTGGGCTACTACGCCCAGGACCACGCCAGCGACTTCGAAAACGACATGAGCCTGTTCGACTGGATGGGCCAGTGGACTCAAGGCGAGCAAGTGATCCGTGGCACCCTGGGGCGCATGCTGTTCTCCAACGACGAGATCCTCAAGTCGGTCAAGGTGATCTCCGGTGGTGAGCAAGGCCGCATGCTGTTCGGCAAGCTGATCCTGCAAAAGCCGAACGTGCTGATCATGGACGAACCGACCAACCACTTGGACATGGAATCCATCGAGGCGCTGAACCTGGCGCTCGAGAACTACCCGGGCACGCTGATCTTCGTCAGCCACGACCGTGAGTTCGTATCGTCCCTGGCCACCCGCATCATCGAGTTGAGCGCCAACGGCGTGATCGACTTCAGCGGCACTTACGACGATTACCTGCGCAGCCAAGGCGTGGTGTTCTAA
- a CDS encoding DUF2388 domain-containing protein: protein MNSWKTLAIALMASISTNAMAWYVENPVERALSATTLFPTIVLGGTTAFTVYSPSVMKKAKDDALAFIGSEGEIRGAQFEQASLHYRSAPHTRPMTDMQLAQAIATTY, encoded by the coding sequence ATGAATTCCTGGAAGACGCTGGCAATCGCCCTCATGGCATCGATCAGCACCAACGCTATGGCATGGTATGTGGAGAACCCGGTCGAGAGAGCGCTGAGCGCCACCACCCTGTTCCCGACCATTGTCCTCGGCGGGACCACGGCATTTACGGTCTACTCGCCCTCAGTAATGAAAAAAGCGAAGGATGATGCCCTTGCATTCATTGGCTCCGAGGGCGAAATTCGCGGCGCTCAGTTTGAGCAGGCATCACTACACTACCGCTCGGCCCCTCACACGCGCCCCATGACCGACATGCAGCTCGCGCAGGCAATCGCAACAACTTACTGA